One Chloroflexota bacterium genomic region harbors:
- the sucD gene encoding succinate--CoA ligase subunit alpha: MSILVNKDTRLVVQGITGREGMFHTTQMVAYGTNVVAGVTPGKGGQWVLDDKIPVFDTVKAAVETTGANTSVIFVPARFAADAIFEAADAGVELIVCITEGIPVQDMMRVRAYLDQKGSRLVGPNCPGLLTPGEAKVGIIPGSIAIPGNVGVVSRSGTLTYEVLYAMKQLGIGASTTVGIGGDPVNGTSFLDTLKMFEEDPQTEKVVLIGEIGGTDEQKAAQYIADHMTKPVVAFIAGQTAPPGKRMGHAGAIVEGGEGTAAEKVEALEAAGVKVAKHPEEIAHILKSL; this comes from the coding sequence ATGAGCATCTTAGTGAACAAAGACACCCGCCTGGTCGTGCAGGGCATTACCGGCCGTGAAGGCATGTTCCACACCACCCAGATGGTGGCCTATGGCACCAACGTGGTCGCCGGCGTGACCCCTGGCAAGGGCGGCCAATGGGTGCTCGATGACAAGATCCCGGTGTTCGACACCGTCAAAGCCGCGGTGGAAACCACCGGCGCAAACACCAGCGTGATTTTCGTGCCTGCTCGCTTTGCCGCCGACGCGATTTTCGAGGCCGCCGACGCAGGCGTGGAACTCATCGTGTGCATTACCGAAGGCATCCCGGTGCAGGATATGATGCGCGTGCGGGCTTACCTTGACCAGAAAGGCTCGCGCCTGGTCGGCCCGAACTGCCCTGGTTTGCTGACCCCCGGTGAAGCCAAAGTGGGCATCATCCCCGGTAGCATTGCCATTCCGGGCAACGTGGGTGTGGTTTCTCGCTCGGGCACGCTGACCTATGAGGTGCTTTACGCCATGAAGCAGTTGGGCATCGGTGCCAGCACCACTGTGGGCATCGGCGGCGACCCGGTCAACGGCACCAGTTTCCTCGATACGCTGAAGATGTTTGAAGAAGACCCGCAGACCGAGAAAGTGGTGCTCATCGGCGAGATTGGCGGCACCGACGAGCAGAAGGCCGCGCAATACATCGCCGATCACATGACCAAACCAGTGGTGGCCTTCATCGCCGGGCAGACGGCGCCTCCGGGCAAGCGCATGGGGCATGCGGGCGCCATTGTGGAAGGCGGCGAAGGCACGGCGGCTGAGAAAGTGGAAGCCCTCGAAGCCGCGGGCGTGAAAGTTGCCAAGCACCCCGAAGAGATTGCCCACATTCTCAAGAGCCTGTAA
- a CDS encoding ADP-forming succinate--CoA ligase subunit beta — translation MKLHEYQSKQIFAKYGVPIPKGRVAATAAEAREIAAELGGRVVVKAQVLVGGRGKAGGIKLANSPEEAEAHATAILSMKLKGLPVRKVLVDEAAHIAKEIYLGITNDRAARKPVMMASAEGGVEIEEVARKTPEKIIKIHIDPLLGLRGYQTRDLALGIDLPKEYWKDFSKVCFGLWEAYQKSDATLAEINPLVVTEEGKVLAVDGKMIVDDNALFRHPDIAEMRDLDVEAPEEVEARKYGLSYIKLEGDIGCMVNGAGLAMTTMDVIKLYGGEPANFLDIGGGANAEKVAAAFRIILSEPNVKAVLINIFGGITRGDEVAKGILAAMEEVKPEVPMVARIVGTNAEEGRRLLANANMITADTLVEAAQKAVAAAKGGAQ, via the coding sequence ATGAAACTACACGAGTACCAATCCAAGCAAATTTTTGCGAAGTATGGCGTCCCCATTCCGAAGGGGCGCGTCGCGGCCACGGCTGCAGAAGCGCGAGAGATTGCTGCAGAACTGGGTGGCCGCGTCGTCGTTAAGGCGCAGGTGCTGGTGGGCGGTCGCGGCAAGGCCGGCGGCATCAAACTCGCCAACAGCCCTGAAGAAGCCGAAGCCCATGCCACGGCCATCCTTTCCATGAAATTGAAGGGCCTGCCGGTGCGCAAAGTGCTGGTGGACGAGGCCGCCCACATCGCCAAGGAAATTTACCTCGGCATCACCAACGACCGGGCAGCCCGCAAGCCGGTGATGATGGCTTCCGCCGAGGGCGGTGTGGAAATTGAGGAAGTTGCCCGCAAGACCCCCGAGAAGATCATCAAAATTCACATTGACCCGTTGTTGGGGCTGCGCGGTTACCAGACGCGCGACCTGGCCCTGGGCATTGACCTGCCGAAAGAATACTGGAAGGATTTCAGCAAGGTGTGCTTTGGCCTTTGGGAAGCCTACCAGAAGAGCGACGCCACCCTGGCCGAAATCAACCCGCTGGTTGTGACCGAGGAAGGCAAGGTGCTGGCGGTGGATGGGAAGATGATTGTGGACGACAACGCGCTCTTCCGCCACCCCGACATTGCCGAAATGCGCGACCTGGATGTGGAAGCCCCCGAAGAGGTGGAAGCGCGCAAGTATGGGCTTTCCTACATCAAACTGGAAGGCGACATCGGCTGCATGGTCAACGGCGCGGGTCTGGCGATGACCACGATGGACGTCATCAAACTCTATGGTGGCGAACCGGCCAACTTCCTGGATATTGGTGGCGGTGCGAATGCCGAGAAAGTCGCGGCGGCTTTCCGCATCATCCTCTCCGAGCCGAATGTCAAGGCTGTGCTCATCAACATCTTCGGCGGCATCACCCGCGGGGATGAGGTGGCGAAAGGCATTCTGGCCGCGATGGAAGAGGTCAAGCCCGAAGTCCCGATGGTCGCCCGGATTGTGGGCACCAACGCCGAAGAAGGGCGGCGCCTGTTGGCAAACGCCAACATGATTACCGCTGACACCCTGGTTGAAGCGGCCCAAAAAGCCGTGGCAGCCGCGAAGGGAGGTGCCCAATGA
- the mnmA gene encoding tRNA 2-thiouridine(34) synthase MnmA: MTTLPTVAVAMSGGVDSSVAAALLRAEGYRVFGVMLRLWTEPGREAENRCCTIEATDLARHIARQLDIPFHLIDARQAFRETVVQYFLEGYTGGVTPNPCLVCNREIRWGLLWQHAQALGADWMATGHYARLERDAAGDVHLLRGVDAGKDQSYVLSRLTQAQLRHTLLPIGAYTKDKVRQMARAFHLPVANRPDSQDLCFLAGGDYRDFLRRHAPEVERPGPIYDTAGRQLGTHRGLAFYTIGQRKGLGLAAPHPLYVIAKDAARNALIVGPREARGQRILEAAEANWIVPPPQKTFRAQVQIRATARPQPAQVTPQAEGRFRVVFDHPQRDITPGQAAAVYVGEECLGSGIIIRAAESE; this comes from the coding sequence ATGACCACGTTACCGACTGTAGCCGTTGCCATGAGCGGCGGCGTAGATAGTTCCGTCGCTGCCGCCTTGCTGCGCGCTGAAGGCTACCGCGTTTTTGGCGTGATGTTGCGGCTGTGGACCGAGCCGGGGCGGGAGGCTGAAAACCGTTGCTGTACTATCGAAGCCACCGATTTGGCCCGCCATATCGCCCGCCAGTTGGATATTCCTTTTCACCTGATCGATGCCCGGCAGGCCTTCCGGGAAACGGTGGTGCAATATTTTTTGGAAGGCTATACCGGCGGCGTCACGCCGAACCCCTGCCTGGTGTGCAATCGGGAAATCCGTTGGGGTTTGTTGTGGCAGCATGCGCAGGCCCTGGGGGCCGATTGGATGGCAACCGGCCATTATGCCCGCCTGGAACGGGATGCTGCCGGTGACGTCCATTTGCTTCGGGGCGTGGATGCGGGCAAAGATCAGTCGTATGTCCTCAGTCGCCTGACGCAAGCGCAACTGCGGCACACTTTGTTGCCCATTGGCGCTTACACGAAAGACAAGGTGCGCCAGATGGCGCGCGCCTTCCACCTGCCGGTGGCGAACCGCCCCGATAGCCAGGATTTGTGCTTTCTGGCAGGGGGTGATTATCGCGACTTCCTGCGACGGCATGCGCCTGAGGTCGAGCGCCCCGGCCCCATTTACGACACCGCCGGTCGGCAACTGGGCACCCATCGCGGGCTGGCTTTCTACACCATCGGACAGCGCAAAGGGCTGGGCCTGGCCGCGCCTCACCCGCTTTATGTGATTGCCAAAGATGCTGCACGCAATGCCCTCATCGTGGGCCCGCGGGAAGCCCGGGGCCAGCGCATTCTTGAAGCCGCCGAAGCCAACTGGATTGTGCCCCCGCCGCAAAAGACCTTCCGGGCGCAGGTCCAAATTCGAGCGACCGCTCGTCCCCAACCGGCACAGGTTACGCCTCAGGCTGAGGGGCGTTTCCGGGTGGTTTTCGACCACCCCCAGCGCGACATTACCCCCGGCCAGGCTGCCGCCGTTTATGTGGGCGAGGAATGCCTGGGCAGTGGCATCATCATCCGAGCCGCCGAGAGTGAGTAA